A single region of the Cherax quadricarinatus isolate ZL_2023a chromosome 3, ASM3850222v1, whole genome shotgun sequence genome encodes:
- the LOC128704794 gene encoding protein mono-ADP-ribosyltransferase PARP3 — protein MARGRGRGRKAAAKRKTDDDGEPPAKLQREDSTNTKLRKAIQEAKKSASQLNKPRKIKPDQVLLRSFTNASVYEDYACMLNQTNIGNNNNKFYIIQVNEDAGRYICFTRWGRVGEEGQSNSDCSKEVEAAIKSFKKKFKDKTKNDWDNRDNFTPHPGKYTLIEIDEDDDDEEEDNDAVDGVEPSRQLVTFTGSCSLPYRTQLMIKLIFSDDMFVNQMSHMKLDVKKMPLGKLSKQQIAKGLEALMDIEEAIKKNKPRKVLMELSSKFFTLVPHNFGRSVPPVIADDSVVQEKKEVMLTLSDIELTQSLQKDKSKKDIHPLLEKYEMLECVLSLLDKKSEEFKMLQTYSTACPNTRKGPLLDAWRVDRKGEKTRFASHDDIQHRKLLWHGTNVAVVAAILKAGLRIMPHSGGLVGRGIYFASEHAKSSGYVQPHWGSFEGEEMVGFMFLVEVALGREKSITQFDSSLTRAPPGYDSIVGRGRNEPDPKKNKTVIFDGKEVVVPVGRPVPQPEWTQSGFFQSEYLVYKESQACIRYILKFSFK, from the exons ATGGCTCGGGGCAGAGGTCGTGGTAGGAAGGCTGCTGCCAAGCGCAAGACTGATGATGATGG AGAACCGCCAGCTAAACTTCAGCGGGAAGACAGTACCAACACCAAGCTTCGGAAAGCTATACAGGAAGCAAAGAAGTCAGCTAGTCAGCTTAATAAGCCGAGGAAGATCAAGCCGGATCAAGTTCTTCTTAGATCCTTCACAAAT GCCAGTGTGTATGAGGACTACGCCTGCATGCTTAACCAGACCAACataggcaacaacaacaataagttCTACATCATCCAGGTGAATGAGGATGCTGGGCGCTACATCTGCTTCACGCGATGGGGACGCGTG GGTGAAGAAGGTCAGTCTAACAGTGACTGTTCCAAGGAGGTGGAGGCAGCCATAAAGTCCTTTAAGAAGAAGTTCAAGGACAAGACCAAGAACGACTGGGACAACCGAGACAACTTCACTCCACACCCCGGAAAATACACATTAATTGAAATTG atgaagatgatgatgatgaggaggaggataatGATGCAGTAGATGGTGTTGAGCCCAGCAGGCAGCTAGTCACCTTCACTGGGTCATGTTCACTGCCATATAGGACACAGCTCATGATCAAACTCATCTTCTCTGATGACATGTTCGTCAACCAGATGTCTCACATGAAGCTGG ACGTGAAGAAAATGCCGCTGGGAAAGCTCAGTAAGCAGCAGATTGCTAAGGGACTCGAAGCTCTAATGGACATTGAAGAAGCCATCAAGAAGAACAAG CCACGTAAGGTTCTGATGGAGTTATCATCCAAGTTCTTCACCTTGGTACCACACAACTTTGGTCGCAGTGTACCGCCAGTCATCGCTGACGACAGTGTGGTACAGGAGAAGAAGGAAGTTATGTTGACACTAAGTGATATTGAACTAACCCAGAGTCTACAGAAGGATAAG AGCAAGAAGGATATACATCCATTACTTGAGAAGTATGAGATGCTGGAATGTGTATTATCCTTGCTGGATAAGAAAAGTGAGGAGTTTAAG ATGTTGCAGACGTACTCCACTGCTTGTCCAAACACACGCAAGGGGCCGCTACTTGATGCTTGGAGAGTTGACCGCAAGGGTGAAAAAACCAG ATTTGCCAGCCATGATGACATCCAGCACCGCAAGTTACTGTGGCACGGCACCAATGTGGCCGTGGTGGCGGCCATTCTTAAGGCTGGCCTCAGGATCATGCCCCATTCTGGAGGTCTTGTCGGTCGAGGGATTTACTTTGCCTCGGAGCATGCCAAAAGCTCTGGTTACG TTCAACCTCACTGGGGTAGCTTTGAAGGAGAAGAGATGGTAGGCTTTATGTTCCTGGTAGAGGTAGCCCTAGGCCGGGAGAAGAGCATCACCCAGTTTGACAGTAGCCTTACCAGGGCCCCACCAGGCTACGACAGCATAGTAGGCAGAGGCAGGAATGAACCAG ATCCCAAGAAGAACAAGACAGTAATATTCGATGGTAAGGAGGTGGTGGTGCCTGTGGGTCGGCCTGTACCACAGCCAGAGTGGACCCAGAGTGGCTTCTTCCAGAGTGAATACTTAGTGTACAAGGAGAGTCAAGCTTGTATTAGATACATACTTAAGTTCTCCTTCAAGTAG